The nucleotide sequence agttaggagcaccggtgctccagtctccagtatattatattggagccgcaaagtataccggtccaacataatatgctgaaagttcatacacaggtgcaccgaactccagtatattatactggaccggtctctgttgcagcaaaatagtggctatttttcaatgacttggcaaacgttgactatttttgaatggccaatccgaaaactggctagaccgtgctattcTAACAAGCAAAAATAAAACACCTCTCTACAAATCATAATCTATGCTTCTCTTTCCAAGAACCCACTATATAATCATCttaaagatatattttttttttttttgtgtgtgtgtgtgggggggggggggggggggtgtttaaAATCTCTTTTAGTTTAGGCATTTGCTGTTAGAAACTAGCAAGACTTTCCGCATTAATCTCTTCTATCACCCAAAAAAAGCCAAGACTAATTCGGATTGGATGGACCCATGTTTATCCTAGCACACGTCCACACCCCCTTTGTTGTAATAAAAATCATCTTTACAGTGATTGTTTATAGTACATGTAGAAATATAAGATTTTTTGTCAAATAATCAGCCTTGACACGAGCTAACGCGCAAGGGGAAAGATAAACATTATTATCGTAAGCAGAAAGTATTTCTTTAACAAGAAACACTAAATGTGAACCAAGAAAATAACTCTTTTTTTGTTTTCGCAAAAACATACAAAAATTAACAAATTCTTCTTGCGAATAATTCATGTTATTTTTACTTTCGCAAAGAAAAGTTCCAAAGGAATATTAGTCGAATGGCTTATGTCCTAGTTATCCAAATATACCTAAATTACCATTTCCTGAAGGATTATATATTTAATCTTACCACAAAAAGAAGAGCGAGCTGCTACCTCTTtctcctttattattattattattattattattattattattattattattattattactattactattattattattattattactttttaaaataatccatcattttttgactttttaatttaattattctcattttaaaataacttttaaCTTCTGTCctcaaaataaatattcaaaatgCTAGGTCGAGTAAAAGCATATTTCCAAAGATAAATGGATCACAAAAAATGTTAAATTTCCAATCTCCACAGGATTCAGAAGGGACAGAACATAATGGGAAAACAAAATGTACCCAATGTATTGCAGTGTCAATCAAAATACTGTGATCTCAATATTTGTTTTCACTGGCATAGGGAATAAATACAATCTCATTACAGAACAAAAAGAGAAAGGGAGATAATTCATCAGATTAAGCCTAATCCTTCAGATCACATGGATTTGGATTTCTACATCTTCAAACTGCAGAGTGCAGACTATTTGTGTGTAAGAATTTAATATTTGCTAAGGCCCAACCTTTCTAATTCGTTATCCAAAAATCTTCGAATATTGTGTTTAGCATCTCACAGTCCAGGATATCCGACCCCCTAGATATTGATGTGTGTGGGAGACTGAAACATGCGATCTGTCCAATAAACATGAAAGGAAAGAATTACAGACAAAATATTTCCATCAAGATATACAAGTAGAATATTAAAGCAGAATCGGTTGTTCCAGCTTTTCCATGACAAAGACATCATGGTGTGCCTCAAGGTACAGTCTGATGTAGTCATGCTTAATGTTTCACTGTTCTAAATAACCCCATCTATCTGCCTGCCCGCACCATCTGTGTATACTGTTCAATGCAGGAGGATCATaactaaaacaacaacaacaaacctagtataatcccataagtggggtccagggagggtagtgtgtacgcagaccttacctctatctggaaggtagagaggttgtttccgattccgatagaccctcggctcaaggaaagATGAAAATAAAGCAGTAGCACAAGCATTAACAACAAGATAATACAACTGATATGCAAAAGAAACACTCTCGATTACCTACTGGCCTTCTACCTTATTTCTCGACTACCAGTATGATCATAACTGAGACCAGAAAAAACATTCTAATCTGCTCAACATATGCATAAACATGCCTAACACTAAATATTCCACCATGTCTTCATTTTTTTCGTTCCCTTAATGTTGGTTTTGTGGAGGCATTATTGTTCTATTGGCTTGCTGATCGGGAGTAGGCTAGATAGCCCTAAAAATCCATTTAGTCATTATACAAAAGCAAACAACAAAGCTTTACCTTCAACTCAATTGGAATACATAGAGTTGTAGCATAGAACTTCATTTGTCAGGATGTGCTCTTTTAGCCCTACGACGTGTGTGGCTTTTATGATGGTGTCTATGAGAATGCTTCTTTGGCTTCTTACTGCAGAAATGCATAGGACAATCACCAAAAGTTCAATCACAGCAAAGTATCAACTAATTGGAAAAAATGTTAAAAGCtactttaaattaaaataaagatTTTCATGGTTAGCCAAAGTCAAAGTCATGAAAACTAACCGCATAAAATCTGACGCCAAATTAAGAAGAAAGATCACAGGTAAGGCCAGCAAAGCTGCGGCCTGgaataaatagaaaaatgaaaataaaaattaaaatgttaAGCCAAGACgtcaaaagaacaaaacataATCCACCCTTACTCAATATATTCTGTTGAAAGCGAAATTATTAACATATAGCACTGCATACCAGATACCAAGCCAACTCCTTTGTAGCATATGGCTTGGTGATGTCGTGATTCTTCAGCAAGTGATGTATGTTTTCTTGAGCCTTCATAACCAAAAGCAATAGTGATTCATGTAAGCCGATCGCGATCATCCTTTTAAGTCTAAAAATAACTATTTTCCAGCATCCCCAAAAAAACACAATCAACAAAAAATAAATGACATACTGAAGGTGGATTTTACCAACACATTATGGAAAAAAGTTATTATTTgatttgaaaaaacaaaaagcATGCCCTTGAATGCTCCTTTCCTTAATTGAAACTTGGGAGCCGGCTTAATATAAATATTAGCCAAGCTCCCATCATTccctttctttccatttccatTCTATTAATATTTGTTCGCGGACCACAATtttgtttgggactgaggcatAGTTGTTAATTATTCTATTAATTTTTGTTAACCAATTAAGTTCACATGCGACGAACACTGGTGTAATATATGCTCTAAGTCAGAGACTCATATGAAGAAAAAGCAGATAAACACAAGAAGTAACCTTACATCTAAAGCCTGAATTggtggaaaaagaaaacaaggtcTTTAGATGATTGCATATTCATTAGAATACTAGTTATGATTCTGGTATCTTCCAGACATGGCCCAATGCAAAAGTCCTTCATTATAACCAACTTATCTCTATGAGACATTATTGTCAAAGCTTTATGGGGAAGATCACAGGTCTCTTCACCCCACCCCCCATGACCTAGTTTTTTTGACAAATAGAACCGCAGCATGAAGTTAGAGAACACGGGTGGATGTGTGTGGGTATATGATATGGATATGTATATGTCCTTACCAACAAATGTGATGTCTACTAAGCAAGAATATACCAGTTTCTCTAACTGAAACCAAAATGAGAAATCATGTTAAACAAGAAAAGGATGCCTCTAATATAGGTTCCATATTGAACTATACAACATAAAAGGTTCAACATTCTTGCCAAACTAGGTTTGACTTATAACGACCGACTCAGATTACGACAAACATTGGTTTTCATTCTAATATATTTTCTGTTACACCATTATTCTGCAAATTATTTCACTATGTTTGACCCAATTCCCAACATTTTTATTCTCTCCCTCCTTCCATCTTGACAATTAATTTGTCCAACAACTTCATCCTCTCACCTTCCTCCAGACAACATGAACTCCACAAGGAAAAATCATGATTTTCCTGTTCACAGTGTTGAGGTAATAATTACTGTAAGTTTGCATTAGTAAGCACTAATCAGACATTCGAGCAGGAACCATTCTAGATCTTAAGTGATTAGGAAAGCAAATCAAGGGTGGCACATCACAGCAAAGCAGCACCAACAGGATACTGAGGTAGGGAAAACGGAGGAGAGAGAGACATCATGCCTGGCGGTGATATAAACTGACGGTTTTCTTGACCTTCCTATAATGGCGATGCACTTTCTTCCCATAAGGTTGCAAGACAATCCTTGCGTTTTCAATATGAGGTTTCATCACCAGTGAAACTTGGTCAACATAAGGGCCTGTGAACTTCCTAGCTTCCTGCCAAATTAGTAGGTCGATATGAATAAATCAGGCAGAACATAATCCTTTTTTCTTTTGACAAGGAGGCAGACCATAATCATTGAAGTAAGATGGTAAAGACAAAACAAATATACCTCAACATAGGGCTGGATGACCTCCTGTGCTTTCACAATATGAGGTTCCACAAACGTCTTGGATGTATGATAAAGGTTAATTGTCTTAGTCTTAAGCTTCTGTAAATGAGGTCCGGCATCATGAGCAAATTCCACTGACCGCTCTTTCATAGCAGGGATCCATTTCTTCAAATGAAACAACAGAGTATCAGGGAATATAGCGAAGAAAAGCATAGTATACATGTTATTTCAACATTGGAAACAAACAACCAACAATACAGATTATCATCTCCCAAACCTAtgtgaatatgtcattaagcatagaggATCGATGCAAAGAGCTAAGCAAATAGAGGCAAGACATTAAGAAGGCGGAGTCAAGGTGAATGCAGCCACAAAATAGATAACAGAACTAACGATGGACTATCAAAGCAGAAATGCTTCCTTTGGTGAAAAAGAGGAACTCAAAGGGAACACTCACTGTTCTAAATGAGTGAATATGAGGCTCCACCAACTTTACCACTTCAGATTTGGTTTCCAGGGCCTGAAGAAATCATTGTTAAAAAGATTGACATCTATAATGCGGAAGAGATAGATATCAAGAATACCATAAAGAACAACAGGTAATTGACCTAAATGAACTAATTAATTAGAAGCATTAGACGCAGAACAAGACCTTTTCTATCGTCAGATCCAAAGCTGGTCTTCCTTGCTCATTCCAGTAAGTCGTAACAATTGACTGCACAATCAGGATAAGTCAAGGAAAAAGGATAAAAAGAGAGACTCCCGTATACTACGCAAAAAATAATTAATCACCTGCAAGTGTACAAGATGAACAGCAAGCCAAGGTGGAAGCCATCCTTCATTAACCTGGTCGCACAACAATAGTACACCAAATCAAATTCCAAATAGTAGAGGATATGTGATACAGTGAATAATTCATTGTTTTTCCACTGTGTCATCACACTGTAGTTTTATTAAGTTCCCATCAACTTTTGCTTGTTGTAAAATATCGAATCCCATCCTAATTGACCCAATAGGAAATAGTATCACCAGAAAcgaaaaagaacaaagaaaaagaaagaggaaatacaGAGAAGGAAAAGAAGTAAGAGTAAAGAAGCGGAAAGCACTAAAATATGATACTCAAGGTAGATTTTGATAATTAATGTCGTCACCCAAATTTTAAGTGGAAGGTTGTGCCGACCAGGGAATTAGGAACTTCCGAAAGAAAATGGAACAAGAAAAGAGAGAATAAGAACATCATTGCAGAAGAAACACATCATTAGGGATCAATATCCCTAGATATAAGTTTCACTTCAAGTTAAGAAATCGATGAAGATATTAATAACAATAACAGCCAAACACAAGTACAAGTCAAAAAAAGAAACGGATAATTTCCAAAGTACTGGTTCTACCTCCTCAAGCTTCTTCGAAACAGAAGAAGCCTCCAATTTGACCTTCATCATTTCTTCCTGAAGTCACCTTAGTATTAGTACTCTCAGCTAATAAATATTTCGTATCCTCTAAGAAATTAAGTAATGAGAACCTCTGCCACTTGAAGAGCGCGTTTGGTTTTACGGATTCTAGCATTCTGCTCCTCATTTATCCTTTGTAGCTAAAACCAGATATGAACAAAATAAAAAGTGATGTCAATTCCTCGGGAAGTGACTGCATAAAAGGATGATATTTGAAAAGCTCTCCAAACACTACTTAATCAACGTAAGCATCAACCGAACAAAGAAACTAGAATGATGAAATCCCTTGATCCTTAATATGCATTCACGAAAACAGTGCATACCCTTTCAAGTTTAAGATTCAGTTCCTGTATTTTCTCCTCTGCTACATTTGTACTGGTCTCCAGCGTATCTTTCTTCTTGTTTTGTGCTTCTATATCCCTTCTAAGAACATCTATCTGCACATCAGCAGAATATTAAGGAATGCAGCACAATATTAGTACAAAGAAACCAGCCTAACCATAACTAACCTGGCGCTCAAGTTCAGTGGCGCGCACATTAGCCTTAGCAACCAGCTCGTTTGCATTCAAAGATCCTTTTTCCTAGCAAAGATGTGTATATATCAAGTTAATGAGGATGCTGCACATCATTACTTGAATTGCAAAATCAAAATCTAGAGCACAGAAAAATTCCTGCTAGTTATCACTGTCTGAATTCTTTATCTTAGTCAGATACTAAAAATGACCA is from Nicotiana tabacum cultivar K326 chromosome 18, ASM71507v2, whole genome shotgun sequence and encodes:
- the LOC107803466 gene encoding uncharacterized protein LOC107803466; translated protein: MAFLKLLFFSFLFLHIFLTISSNGVAADPEPIIVEESDVASDSDSSIRLQLDQLNSKISLLESRIDESTAELRRKDERIKELEKTIDLKLAKLASLQSELQFLQEKGSLNANELVAKANVRATELERQIDVLRRDIEAQNKKKDTLETSTNVAEEKIQELNLKLERLQRINEEQNARIRKTKRALQVAEEEMMKVKLEASSVSKKLEEVNEGWLPPWLAVHLVHLQSIVTTYWNEQGRPALDLTIEKALETKSEVVKLVEPHIHSFRTKWIPAMKERSVEFAHDAGPHLQKLKTKTINLYHTSKTFVEPHIVKAQEVIQPYVEEARKFTGPYVDQVSLVMKPHIENARIVLQPYGKKVHRHYRKVKKTVSLYHRQAQENIHHLLKNHDITKPYATKELAWYLAAALLALPVIFLLNLASDFMRKKPKKHSHRHHHKSHTRRRAKRAHPDK